From Mucilaginibacter rubeus, a single genomic window includes:
- a CDS encoding kelch repeat-containing protein has translation MKFIIYILLMTGSIALAGQVMAQDKGSEKISWSVPVRIPPAPGTDKQLGLAGVFTGTSNGVLIIAGGSNFADGAMPWQGGKKLHYDDVYVLEKGDTGKFNWLKPKTEHLPQKIAYGASTTIPEGIVCAGGETETSAGSTNVFLMNWDPEKKDVAFTDLPSLPLPLGNACMTSIGKVIYLIGGESEGKPSAKCFTLNLADQEPRWKAIADLPTAMSHSVAVTQSNGKYPCVYVIGGRSSTASGISDLHGYTFCYDPLINKWIGLSKVTDDKQQVNISAATAVAAGTRHILLIGGDKGAIFHQIETYNALIAKAKTDEEKQSLQQQKLTLLNNHQGFSKDVFQFNTVSNSWQKIGQLPFYGQVTTTAVLWGSEIFIPGGEIKPGIRTAAVSMGKFNSK, from the coding sequence ATGAAATTTATAATCTACATACTTTTAATGACAGGCAGCATCGCGTTAGCAGGCCAGGTTATGGCCCAGGATAAAGGTTCAGAAAAAATAAGCTGGTCGGTGCCGGTACGTATCCCCCCTGCGCCGGGTACTGATAAGCAATTAGGTTTGGCAGGCGTTTTTACGGGTACAAGCAATGGTGTTTTGATCATTGCTGGAGGATCAAATTTTGCAGATGGCGCTATGCCCTGGCAGGGTGGCAAAAAACTGCACTACGATGATGTGTATGTTTTAGAAAAGGGCGACACCGGTAAATTTAACTGGCTTAAACCTAAAACAGAACATCTACCACAAAAAATAGCTTATGGAGCAAGTACAACCATTCCAGAGGGAATTGTTTGTGCCGGTGGTGAAACCGAAACAAGCGCGGGCAGCACTAATGTTTTTTTAATGAATTGGGATCCGGAAAAAAAAGATGTGGCTTTTACTGATCTGCCGTCATTGCCTTTGCCGCTGGGCAACGCCTGCATGACAAGTATTGGAAAAGTGATCTATTTAATTGGCGGCGAAAGTGAAGGCAAACCATCCGCTAAGTGTTTTACACTAAATCTGGCAGATCAAGAGCCGCGATGGAAAGCTATTGCAGATTTGCCCACAGCTATGTCACATTCTGTGGCGGTGACGCAATCCAACGGAAAATATCCCTGTGTTTATGTGATCGGTGGTAGGAGCAGTACAGCATCGGGCATCAGCGATTTGCATGGTTATACTTTTTGTTATGATCCGCTAATTAACAAATGGATAGGGCTGAGCAAAGTGACAGATGATAAACAGCAGGTTAATATTTCGGCGGCAACCGCGGTTGCCGCCGGTACACGCCACATACTATTGATTGGGGGAGATAAGGGAGCAATCTTCCATCAGATTGAAACTTATAACGCGCTTATAGCCAAAGCTAAAACTGATGAAGAAAAGCAAAGCTTACAGCAACAGAAATTAACGTTGCTGAACAATCATCAGGGTTTCAGTAAAGATGTATTTCAATTTAATACGGTTAGCAACTCCTGGCAAAAAATTGGCCAATTACCATTTTACGGGCAGGTAACTACAACAGCCGTGTTGTGGGGTAGTGAGATATTTATTCCCGGAGGAGAGATTAAACCGGGCATCCGTACAGCGGCAGTAAGCATGGGAAAATTTAACAGCAAATGA
- a CDS encoding GDSL-type esterase/lipase family protein, with amino-acid sequence MKFKNKYYPLLLFALLIGVKQLCAQTGVIKVACIGNSVTYGYGLANPAQESYPAQLQKLLGNQYQVLNFGHSGATLLKNGHNPWYKTPEFKGLIASKPDIAIIHLGLNDTDPRDWPDYRQNFEADYAWLIDTIRKVNPQVKIFICRLTPIFSGHPRFKSGTRDWYWQIQNLIPLIAKANHVALIDFNKPLHSRPDLFADNLHPDKEGALILARAVYSRLTGNYGDLKLPAVFASQMVLQRDKPIPVYGTANAGVEIIVKFKDVVAKTKTNENGEWKVTLPASKAGGPFQMTVGTKDTCIIINDILMGDVWLCAGQSNMYFPLNRSAEANTAMRTASANTKLHLYKLSPQAETDAVVWDSVSLAKANKLDFFSGSWKACDSSSAADFSAVGYYFGQRITRDTGVPIGLIEVAVGGSPTESWIDRYTMEHDDQLVDMLNNWRTSDYEMAFCRERAAINLKNAVNTKQRHTYEPCYNYEAAIDPLTRFPVKGVLWYQGESNTHNPELYSHLFITLVSSWRQKWGADLPFYTVQLSGINRPSWPVFRDTQRKLQKKIPNMQMAVSFDLGDSLNVHPTRKREIGERLALLAARYTYHQPVKTNSPEPLTATRQGNQIVISFEFAAQLKTANNKDLIGFELINKKGQSVLPIAAIRGSKVYLTIPAGENIKAINYAMQPFTRANLINEVGLPAPTFTMQLHEKENVFY; translated from the coding sequence ATGAAATTTAAGAACAAGTATTATCCGTTACTGCTGTTTGCTTTATTGATTGGAGTGAAACAGTTATGTGCTCAAACCGGGGTAATCAAAGTAGCCTGTATTGGTAATTCGGTTACTTATGGCTACGGTTTAGCTAATCCCGCACAGGAGAGCTATCCAGCTCAGTTACAGAAACTACTGGGCAATCAATACCAGGTTTTAAACTTTGGGCATAGCGGTGCTACTTTACTCAAAAACGGTCACAATCCCTGGTATAAAACGCCGGAATTTAAGGGGCTCATAGCATCTAAGCCAGATATTGCCATTATTCATCTCGGATTAAATGATACCGATCCGAGGGATTGGCCAGATTACAGGCAAAACTTTGAAGCGGATTACGCGTGGCTGATCGATACCATCAGGAAAGTGAACCCTCAGGTGAAGATATTTATTTGCCGGTTAACGCCAATCTTTAGCGGGCACCCGAGGTTTAAATCAGGTACAAGGGATTGGTACTGGCAAATCCAAAACCTGATCCCCTTGATTGCAAAAGCAAATCATGTTGCCCTGATCGATTTTAATAAACCGCTTCATAGCCGCCCCGATCTTTTTGCCGATAATTTGCACCCTGATAAGGAAGGCGCATTAATATTGGCCCGGGCGGTTTACAGCAGGCTTACCGGTAATTATGGTGATTTAAAATTACCTGCTGTATTCGCTAGCCAGATGGTATTACAGCGCGACAAGCCAATCCCGGTATATGGCACAGCTAATGCGGGAGTTGAAATAATCGTTAAATTCAAAGATGTTGTAGCAAAAACGAAGACCAATGAAAACGGTGAATGGAAAGTAACGCTGCCTGCATCAAAAGCAGGCGGGCCTTTTCAAATGACGGTGGGCACCAAAGATACCTGTATTATCATTAACGATATTTTGATGGGCGATGTTTGGCTTTGTGCCGGACAATCCAACATGTATTTCCCGCTAAACCGTTCGGCAGAGGCGAATACTGCTATGCGCACTGCATCGGCGAATACAAAACTACATTTATATAAACTTAGTCCGCAGGCCGAAACTGATGCAGTAGTTTGGGATTCGGTAAGTTTAGCTAAAGCCAATAAGCTGGATTTCTTTTCAGGTTCGTGGAAAGCATGCGACAGCAGTTCGGCGGCGGATTTTTCGGCGGTCGGCTATTATTTCGGTCAAAGAATAACCAGGGATACAGGTGTGCCCATCGGCTTGATTGAAGTGGCCGTGGGCGGCTCGCCAACCGAGTCATGGATAGACAGGTATACGATGGAGCATGATGATCAACTGGTTGATATGCTGAATAACTGGCGGACCTCCGATTATGAAATGGCTTTTTGCCGGGAGCGGGCAGCTATCAACTTAAAGAATGCTGTTAATACGAAACAACGCCATACGTATGAGCCCTGTTATAATTATGAAGCGGCCATTGATCCGCTTACGCGCTTCCCTGTAAAAGGCGTGCTATGGTACCAGGGCGAAAGCAATACGCATAACCCTGAACTTTACAGTCATTTGTTTATAACACTTGTAAGCAGCTGGCGGCAGAAGTGGGGCGCTGATCTTCCTTTTTATACTGTTCAGCTATCGGGTATCAACCGGCCTTCATGGCCAGTTTTCAGGGACACTCAGCGGAAGCTGCAAAAGAAGATCCCCAATATGCAAATGGCCGTAAGCTTTGACCTCGGCGATTCGCTCAATGTGCACCCAACCAGGAAACGGGAAATAGGAGAAAGGCTGGCCCTGCTGGCAGCGCGTTATACTTATCACCAACCTGTAAAAACCAATAGTCCCGAACCGTTGACAGCTACCAGACAAGGTAATCAAATTGTGATATCCTTTGAATTTGCTGCCCAGCTAAAAACAGCAAATAATAAAGACCTGATCGGTTTTGAGCTGATCAACAAAAAAGGTCAAAGTGTTTTGCCGATCGCAGCTATCAGGGGAAGTAAAGTATACCTTACTATTCCGGCAGGTGAAAATATCAAGGCGATCAACTACGCCATGCAGCCATTTACCCGGGCTAATTTAATTAACGAGGTGGGGCTGCCTGCTCCAACATTTACTATGCAACTGCATGAAAAGGAAAATGTGTTCTATTAA
- a CDS encoding dihydrodipicolinate synthase family protein: MKIEHLQGLISAPFSPLNANGELDLSIIPAYYAFLKHNGITGAFINGSTGEGVSLTLNEKKLVAEAWAKASNHDPDFKVMPLLGGTCLADCIDLAKHAQKIGLYAVSLTSPFYFKPANVNMLAESCMAVAAVVPNMPFYYYHIPVLTGGNFAMLDLLKALDGKMDNLAGIKYTHEDFMDFQSCINFKNGKYDMLWGRDENMLSALAVGSKGAVGSTFNYAAPLYHWLIDAFNNNDLSEAQQLQQKSIDMIRLLGKYGGIATGKAYMKLVGMDCGEFRLPVANMTAEQFENFKLDVSELGFDQFKSIAPAANL, encoded by the coding sequence ATGAAAATTGAACATCTACAGGGATTGATCAGCGCGCCTTTTTCGCCATTGAACGCAAATGGCGAACTGGACCTGAGTATTATCCCGGCCTACTACGCTTTTCTGAAGCATAACGGCATCACCGGCGCATTCATCAACGGTTCAACAGGCGAGGGGGTATCCTTAACGCTGAACGAAAAGAAGCTGGTGGCCGAAGCCTGGGCCAAGGCATCAAACCATGATCCTGATTTTAAGGTGATGCCCCTTTTAGGCGGAACCTGCCTGGCCGATTGTATTGACCTGGCTAAACACGCTCAAAAAATAGGTTTATATGCTGTTTCGCTAACATCACCATTTTACTTTAAACCGGCCAACGTGAATATGCTGGCCGAAAGCTGCATGGCGGTGGCAGCGGTGGTACCTAATATGCCTTTTTATTATTACCATATCCCGGTGTTAACCGGCGGCAATTTCGCGATGCTTGATTTGCTGAAAGCCCTGGATGGCAAAATGGATAACCTTGCCGGTATTAAATACACTCATGAAGATTTTATGGATTTTCAAAGCTGTATCAACTTTAAAAACGGTAAATACGATATGCTTTGGGGGAGGGACGAAAATATGCTTTCGGCGCTTGCTGTGGGTAGCAAGGGTGCTGTAGGCAGCACTTTTAATTATGCCGCTCCATTATACCACTGGCTTATCGATGCTTTCAACAATAATGATTTGAGCGAAGCACAGCAACTTCAGCAAAAATCAATAGATATGATTCGACTGCTCGGTAAATACGGAGGAATAGCGACCGGCAAAGCTTACATGAAATTAGTTGGTATGGATTGCGGAGAATTTAGGCTACCTGTAGCTAATATGACGGCAGAACAGTTTGAAAACTTTAAATTAGATGTTTCTGAACTGGGCTTTGATCAATTCAAATCAATTGCGCCTGCTGCAAACCTGTAA
- a CDS encoding MFS transporter, with translation MKQGKNYPWLVVALLWVVALLNYMDRQMLSVMKPAMEVNIAELKSATNFGYLMAVFLWIYGLMSPVSGIIADRLNRKWLIVCSLFVWSGVTFAMGYAATFNQLYTLRAVMGISEALYIPAGLSLIADFHTAKSRSLAVGVHMTGLYVGQALGGFGAAAAAAFSWQVTFQTFGVVGMVYSVILIMFLKEKDKGGDTQLTAEEQPKQNKNLFKGLAALISNKAFWVILFYFAVSSLPGWATKNWLPTLFAQNLHIDMATAGPLSTITIAVSSFIGVIMGGLLSDRWVHGNKKGRVFTSAIGLSLTIPALLLMGFGHSLIFVVGAGICFGLGYGMFDANNMPILCQFVPVKNRATAYGIMNMTGVFFGAFITDRLGKSSDAGSLGTDFAMLAAVVLIALAVQLYFLRPAHDEYADA, from the coding sequence ATGAAACAAGGAAAAAATTATCCCTGGCTTGTGGTTGCCTTATTATGGGTAGTAGCGCTGCTCAATTACATGGACAGGCAAATGCTCTCGGTGATGAAGCCGGCAATGGAAGTGAATATCGCTGAACTGAAATCGGCAACCAATTTTGGCTACCTGATGGCGGTATTCCTGTGGATATATGGTTTGATGAGCCCGGTTTCAGGAATCATAGCCGATAGGTTAAACCGCAAATGGTTAATTGTTTGCAGTTTGTTTGTTTGGTCGGGTGTTACGTTTGCCATGGGGTATGCTGCTACGTTTAACCAGCTGTATACTCTTCGCGCTGTTATGGGTATTAGCGAAGCCCTGTATATTCCCGCTGGTCTGTCGTTGATAGCTGATTTTCATACCGCTAAATCAAGGTCGCTCGCTGTAGGCGTACACATGACGGGTTTATATGTTGGGCAGGCGCTGGGCGGCTTTGGAGCCGCGGCCGCTGCCGCTTTTTCATGGCAGGTTACTTTTCAAACATTTGGGGTGGTGGGCATGGTGTACTCGGTTATACTGATCATGTTTTTGAAAGAGAAAGATAAGGGGGGTGATACACAGTTAACAGCAGAGGAACAGCCAAAGCAAAACAAAAATTTATTTAAGGGACTTGCAGCCCTGATAAGCAATAAGGCCTTTTGGGTGATCCTGTTTTATTTTGCCGTTTCCAGTTTGCCGGGCTGGGCTACCAAAAACTGGCTGCCTACGCTGTTTGCTCAAAACCTGCATATTGATATGGCAACCGCCGGGCCGCTCTCTACCATAACTATAGCCGTTTCCTCATTTATAGGAGTGATCATGGGCGGGCTGTTATCCGATAGGTGGGTGCATGGAAATAAAAAAGGTCGTGTATTTACAAGCGCTATTGGTTTGTCGCTGACAATTCCAGCACTGTTACTCATGGGTTTTGGTCATTCACTGATTTTTGTTGTAGGTGCGGGCATCTGCTTTGGGTTAGGCTATGGTATGTTCGATGCCAATAATATGCCCATCCTGTGCCAGTTTGTTCCGGTAAAAAATCGAGCAACCGCCTACGGTATTATGAATATGACAGGCGTGTTTTTTGGCGCGTTTATTACGGACAGGTTGGGCAAATCATCAGATGCCGGAAGCCTCGGAACTGATTTTGCCATGCTGGCGGCAGTAGTGCTCATAGCCCTTGCTGTGCAGCTGTATTTTCTGCGACCGGCACATGATGAGTATGCTGATGCCTGA